The following proteins are co-located in the Pyricularia oryzae 70-15 chromosome 1, whole genome shotgun sequence genome:
- a CDS encoding anaphase-promoting complex subunit 8: MITAQLREALQEAVVMCSERCLYQSAKWAAELLSAIPPDTNDAEPEGDQSRFISPGFARNPDPAEAALEAAEFNKYLLAKSFFDCKEFDRCAAVFLPDSLLAGLVPMTRAEDNIPSANASKDQAKPPPTQTLRPQDLPELSQKSLFLALYAKVISGEKRKDEDAEMVMGPHDLGTIVNKQLLPVSNYLEQWFNRRSNEDGYTPGSQGWLEYLYGMVLAKSKSEAEAMEWFIRSVHLFPMNWGCWLEMTSLISRVADLNAISPQLPQNIVSFMFHLHTSLELYQQGPQLAHSLEELLKLFPTSSFLLTCRALLEYHNKDLTLAEQHFSTLLALHPHRLDSLDHYSNILYVLNYRPKLAFLAHLCSSVDKFRPESCVVVGNYYSLLSMHEKAVQYFRRALTLDRSCLSAWTLMGHEYVELKNTHAAIESYRRAVDVNRRDYRAWYGLGQTYEVLEMHTYALWYYKKAAGLRPWDGKMWMAVGSCLQKMGRERDGIKALKRALLADSSYETGSGSGLGTAGASGSFTAGGLDRTGALHMDPEVLLQIANMYDNLGELDEARMYMELCVSQEDGGEEDDMAGLGNSISIHRDASVGGSDDDEPRPDGSKMNTTPIVAGGGGTGVTPATSKARMWLARHALEYEDYAEAHRLATELCQDGVEVEEAKALIREARAQMDLAQAQGDGAGSGGALSRTPQQARG; the protein is encoded by the exons ATGATCACAGCCCAGTTGCGGGAGGCCCTGCAAGAGGCTGTGGTTATGTGCTCAGAGAGATGCCTCTATCAATCAGCAAAATG GGCCGCAGAGCTTCTCAGTGCCATCCCCCCGGATACAAATGACGCAGAACCGGAAGGCGACCAAAGTCGCTTCATCTCTCCGGGTTTCGCCCGCAACCCAGATCCAGCAGAGGCAGCCCTTGAAGCCGCCGAGTTCAACAAGTACTTGCTTGCCAAATCTTTCTTTGACTGCAAAGAATTCGATCGATGCGCCGCCGTCTTTCTTCCCGACTCCCTGCTCGCAGGTCTAGTGCCTATGACCCGAGCCGAGGACAATATACCATCGGCAAACGCGTCAAAAGACCAAGCCAAGCCTCCCCCCACACAAACTTTGCGTCCCCAGGATCTACCAGAACTCAGCCAGAAGAGTCTGTTTCTTGCACTGTATGCCAAGGTGATCTCGGGCGAAAAGCGCAAGGACGAAGACGCCGAGATGGTTATGGGCCCTCATGACCTCGGTACCATTGTCAACAAACAGCTGCTTCCGGTCAGCAACTACCTAGAGCAATGGTTTAATAGGAGGTCGAATGAGGATGGATACACTCCAGGCAGCCAGGGGTGGTTGGAGTATTT ATACGGTATGGTTTTAGCAAAGTCAAAGAGCGAGGCCGAGGCAATGGAGTGGTTTATCCGCAGCGTTCATTTGTTCCCTATGAACTGGGGCTGCTGGCTGGAGATGACCTCACTCATATCAAGGGTAGCAGAT CTCAACGCCATATCGCCTCAGTTGCCGCAGAACATCGTGTCGTTCATGTTTCACCTACACACATCGTTGGAGCTTTACCAGCAGGGACCGCAACTTGCCCACTCATTGGAGGAGCTTTTGAAGCTCTTTCCCACGTCCTCTTTTCTCCTCACCTGCAGGGCATTGTTGGAATACCACAACAAAGACCTTACCCTGGCTGAGCAACACTTTAGCACACTTCTCGCGCTTCATCCACATCGACTCGACTCTCTAGATCACTATTCCAACATTCTTTATGTCCTCAATTACCGCCCAAAATTAGCGTTCCTAGCCCATCTTTGCTCGTCGGTGGACAAGTTCCGACCGGAATCATGCGTCGTTGTCGGCAACTACTACTCTTTGCTGTCGATGCACGAAAAGGCTGTGCAGTATTTCCGACGAGCTTTGACGCTGGACCGATCCTGTCTTTCGGCGTGGACACTGATGGGCCATGAGTACGTGGAATTAAAGAACACGCATGCTGCCATAGAGTCGTATCGCCGAGCTGTCGACGTCAATCGTCGCGACTACCGCGCATGGTACGGCCTTGGACAGACGTATGAGGTGTTGGAGATGCACACATATGCGCTGTGGTATTACAAGAAAGCAGCCGGCCTGAGACCCTGGGATGGCAAAATGTGGATGGCGGTGGGCTCTTGTCTGCAAAAGATGGGTCGCGAGCGGGACGGAATCAAGGCATTGAAGCGTGCTCTTCTGGCAGACTCTTCATACGAGACTGGCTCTGGATCCGGACTTGGAACAGCCGGAGCAAGCGGCAGTTTTACCGCTGGAGGTCTCGATAGAACTGGTGCTCTCCACATGGACCCCGAGGTTCTTTTACAAATCGCCAATATGTACGACAATCTAGGAGAGCTGGACGAAGCTCGCATGTACATGGAGCTGTGCGTCTCCCAAGAGGACGGAGGAGAAGAGGACGACATGGCCGGGTTAGGAAATTCGATCAGTATTCACAGGGACGCCTCAGTGGGCGGGTCAGACGATGACGAACCAAGACCGGATGGCAGCAAGATGAACACAACACCGATCGTAGCAGGTGGCGGTGGAACAGGCGTGACACCTGCCACAAGCAAGGCTCGTATGTGGCTGGCACGCCACGCCTTGGAGTATGAAGACTACGCCGAAGCGCATAGACTCGCCACGGAGCTATGCCAAGATGGGGTGGAGGTTGAAGAGGCCAAGGCGCTCATACGCGAGGCACGGGCGCAGATGGATCTTGCGCAGGCTCAAGGAGATGGGGCAGGCAGTGgtggcgccttgtcgcgcACACCTCAGCAGGCCAGAGGCTAG
- a CDS encoding farnesyl pyrophosphate synthase yields the protein MAASKTTLQEFEAVFPKLEEVLLEHAKSYKLPQGEMAWYKKSLETNAIGGKCNRGMSVPDSVSALLERPLSEDEYFKAATLGWMTELLQAFFLVSDDIMDSSITRRGQPCWYRQDGVGMVAINDAFMLEAAIYTLLKKFFRDHPAYVDLLELFHEVTYQTEIGQLCDLLTAPEDKVNLDNFSMEKYRFIVIYKTAYYSFYLPVALALHQLNIGTPENLKVAEDILIPMGEYFQVQDDYLDNFGLPEHIGKIGTDIMDNKCSWLVNQALSIATPEQRKILEENYGRKDKANEAVIKKLYDDMGLEQKYKDYEEKVVGEIREKISQIDESKGLKRSVFETFLEKIYKRSK from the exons ATGGCCGCATCAAAAACAACACTCCAAGAGTTTGAGGCCGTCTTCCCCAAGCTTGAGGAGGTCCTGCTCGAGCATGCCAAGTCTTACAAGCTGCCCCAGGGCGAGATGGCATGGTACAAGAAG AGTCTCGAGACGAACGCCATCGGTGGCAAGTGCAACCGCGGCATGTCCGTCCCCGACTCAGTCTCGGCCCTCCTCGAGCGTCCCCTTTCGGAAGACGAGTACTTCAAGGCGGCCACCCTCGGTTGGATGACGGAGCTCCTGCAGGCATTCTTCCTCGTCTCGGACGACATCATGGACTCGTCCATCACTCGCCGTGGCCAGCCGTGCTGGTACCGTCAGGACGGCGTGGGCATGGTTGCCATCAACGATGCCTTCATGCTCGAGGCTGCCATCTACACACTCCTGAAGAAGTTCTTCCGTGACCACCCCGCCTACGTCGACCTTCTCGAGCTCTTCCACGAGGTTACATACCAGACCGAGATCGGACAGTTGTGTGATCTGCTCACCGCCCCCGAGGACAAGGTCAACCTCGACAACTTCAGCATGGAGAAGTACCGCTTCATTGTCATCTACAAGACGGCCTACTACTCCTTCTACCTGCCCGTTGCCCTGGCCCTGCACCAGCTCAACATCGGCACCCCCGAGAACCTAAAGGTCGCCGAGGATATCCTGATCCCCATGGGAGAGTACTTCCAGGTCCAGGACGACTACCTCGACAACTTTGGCCTGCCGGAACACATTGGCAAGATTGGCACCGACATCATGGACAACAAGTGCAGCTGGCTCGTCAACCAGGCTCTGTCCATTGCTACTCCTGAACAGAGGAAGATTCTCGAGGAGAACTATGGTcgcaaggacaaggccaacGAGGCCGTCATCAAGAAGCTCTATGACGACATGGGACTGGAGCAAAAGTACAAGGACTACGAGGAGAAGGTGGTTGGTGAGATTCGTGAGAAGATCTCTCAGATTGATGAGAGCAAGGGATTGAAGAGGAGTGTGTTTGAGACGTTCCTTGAGAAGATTTACAAGAGGAGCAAATAG